Proteins from a single region of Hordeum vulgare subsp. vulgare chromosome 6H, MorexV3_pseudomolecules_assembly, whole genome shotgun sequence:
- the LOC123402587 gene encoding FT-interacting protein 3-like: MAKAERLVVEVVAAHNLMPKDGQGSSSAYVEVEFEHQKRRTRPRPRELNPVWNERLVFPVADPDDLPYRAIDVAVYNDRAASASASGSGPHGRNFLGKVRVPAAGVPAPGEPVVPQLFTLEKRSLFSHIRGEITLKIYRAGAGAGEVVAKGKQEKPAKAVVSGPEVVAAPPVNGGKKHHHQQQQHHQHHQHQQPVVAARPQQPPQQPQQPMDVMPQPQPQPAAMKPVMLADHYPVPAMFPGGPADFSLKETRPHLGGGLTADKASATYDLVEQMQYLYVRVVRARGVATPGEAVAEVKLGNYRGVTPPAAAHQWDQVFAFSKETIQSSFVEVFVRARGSDDHVGRIWFDLSEVPRRAPPDSTLAPQWYAMEDRKGERGSVELMVAVWYGTQADEAFAEAWHSKAAGVQGHGPLGSIKSKVYVAPKLWYLRVSVIEAQDLLPMDKGPMATGRYPELFVRAQIGSQMLRTRASPIMANRGPTSPFWNEDLMFVVAEPFEEFLVVSLEDHVSPGRDDILGRLVVPVSAIERRWDEKLVVSRWFGLDRAGGGGNVAVNNPNRFGSRVHLRLSLDGGYHVLDEATAYSSDLRPTAKQLWYPHVGVLELGVLGATGLIPMKGRADGRGATADSYCVAKYGQKWIRTRTVVDSVCPRWNEQYTWEVFDPCTVITVGVFDNCHVDKPASGNNTTVAVRDNCIGKVRIRLSTLETDRVYTHAYPLLMLHPSGVKKMGELHLAVRFCSSNAGNMYHAYARPMLPKMHYIEPLLVRQVESLRFQATSVVAARLGRTEPPLGKEVVEYMLDHRSHLWSMRRSKANFFRLVSVLSGVMAVGRWFELVRSWHYPVHSCVAVFTFLVFVLMPELILPTAFLVMAITGLWRYRVRPRHPPHMDMRLSHADAATVDELDEEFDTFPSSRGDAVRFRYDRLRSVAGRVQTVVGDIATQGERMQAVLSWRDPRATMLFSVACVVAAVIAYAVPMKLLIGLWGLYAMRPPRFRSRMPSPLMNFFRRLPSKADILL, encoded by the coding sequence ATGGCCAAGGCGGAGAggctggtggtggaggtggtggcggcgcacaACCTGATGCCCAAGGACGGGCAGGGCTCCTCGTCGGCCTACGTGGAGGTGGAGTTCGAGCACCAGAAGCGCCGCACCAGGCCCAGGCCCAGGGAGCTCAACCCCGTCTGGAACGAGCGCCTCGTCTTCCCCGTCGCCGACCCCGACGACCTCCCCTACCGCGCCATCGACGTCGCCGTCTACAACGACcgcgccgcctccgcctccgcctccgggaGCGGCCCCCACGGCCGCAACTTCCTCGGCAAGGTGCGCGTCCCCGCCGCCGGCGTGCCCGCGCCTGGGGAGCCCGTCGTGCCGCAGCTCTTCACGCTCGAGAAGCGCAGCCTCTTCTCGCATATCCGCGGCGAGATCACGCTCAAGATTTACCGCGCCGGCGCCGGGGCTGGGGAGGTGGTCGCCAAGGGCAAGCAGGAGAAGCCGGCCAAGGCGGTGGTGAGTGGGCCCGAGGTCGTCGCCGCGCCGCCTGTGAATGGGGGCAAGAAGCatcaccaccagcagcagcagcatcacCAGCAtcaccagcaccaacagccggtggtGGCCGCGCGGCCGCAGCAGCCGCCGCAGCAGCCCCAGCAGCCCATGGACGTCATGCCGCAGCCGCAGCCGCAGCCGGCGGCCATGAAGCCGGTCATGCTCGCCGACCACTACCCCGTCCCGGCCATGTTCCCCGGCGGGCCCGCGGACTTCTCCCTCAAGGAGACGCGGCCACACCTCGGCGGCGGGCTGACGGCCGACAAGGCGAGCGCCACCTACGACCTGGTCGAGCAGATGCAGTACCTGTACGTGCGCGTCGTGCGCGCGCGCGGCGTGGCCACGCCcggggaggccgtggcggaggtcaAGCTCGGGAACTACCGCGGCGtcacgccgccggccgccgcgcacCAGTGGGACCAGGTCTTCGCCTTCTCCAAGGAGACCATCCAGTCCTCGTTCGTCGAGGTCTTCGTGCGCGCACGCGGCAGCGACGACCACGTCGGCCGCATCTGGTTCGACCTCTCCGAGGTGCCCCGCCGCGCGCCACCGGACAGCACGCTGGCGCCGCAGTGGTACGCCATGGAGGACCGCAAGGGCGAGCGCGGTAGCGTGGAGCTGATGGTCGCCGTTTGGTACGGCACGCAGGCCGACGAGGCCTTCGCCGAGGCGTGGCACTCCAAGGCCGCCGGCGTCCAGGGCCACGGCCCCCTGGGATCCATCAAGTCCAAGGTGTACGTCGCCCCCAAGCTCTGGTACCTCCGTGTGTCCGTCATCGAGGCGCAGGACCTGCTCCCCATGGACAAGGGCCCCATGGCGACGGGCCGGTACCCGGAGCTCTTCGtgcgcgcgcagattgggagccAGATGCTGCGCACACGAGCGTCGCCGATCATGGCGAACCGGGGGCCGACGAGCCCGTTCTGGAACGAGGACCTGATGTTTGTGGTTGCCgagccatttgaggagttcttggtGGTCTCTCTGGAGGATCATGTGTCGCCGGGCAGGGATGACATCCTCGGCCGCCTCGTCGTTCCGGTGTCTGCCATTGAGAGGCGCTGGGATGAGAAGCTTGTTGTCTCCAGGTGGTTTGGGCTGGACCGCGCCGGTGGCGGCGGCAATGTCGCCGTCAACAACCCGAACAGGTTCGGGAGCCGGGTGCATCTCCGGCTAAGTCTCGACGGCGGTTACCATGTTCTGGATGAGGCAACGGCGTACAGCAGTGATCTCCGGCCGACGGCAAAGCAGCTGTGGTACCCGCATGTCGGGGTGCTCGAGCTCGGCGTGCTCGGTGCCACTGGACTGATACCAATGAAGGGCCGGGCCGATGGCAGGGGCGCGACGGCAGATTCATATTGCGTCGCAAAGTATGGCCAGAAGTGGATCCGCACGCGcaccgtcgtcgactcggtgtgcCCCCGGTGGAACGAGCAGTACACCTGGGAGGTGTTCGACCCCTGCACCGTGATCACCGTCGGCGTGTTCGACAACTGCCATGTGGACAAGCCGGCATCAGGGAACAACACCACGGTGGCCGTCCGTGACAACTGCATCGGCAAGGTCCGTATCAGGCTCTCGACACTGGAGACCGACAGGGTGTACACTCATGCCTACCCACTGCTGATGCTGCATCCGTCTGGTGTCAAGAAGATGGGGGAGCTCCACCTGGCCGTGCGCTTCTGCTCCAGCAATGCCGGCAACATGTACCATGCCTATGCTCGCccgatgctccccaagatgcactACATCGAGCCGCTGCTGGTGCGGCAGGTCGAGAGCCTGCGGTTCCAGGCCACGAGTGTCGTCGCTGCCCGGCTTGGCCGCACCGAGCCGCCACTCGGCAAAGAGGTCGTCGAGTACATGCTGGATCACCGTTCACATCTGTGGAGCATGCGGCGCAGCAAGGCCAACTTCTTTCGCCTTGTCTCCGTGCTCTCCGGTGTGATGGCGGTTGGCAGGTGGTTCGAGCTGGTTCGCTCCTGGCATTACCCGGTGCATTCCTGCGTTGCCGTCTTCACGTTCTTGGTGTTCGTCCTGATGCCGGAGCTGATCCTGCCGACGGCGTTCCTGGTGATGGCGATCACCGGGCTCTGGAGGTACCGCGTGCGCCCGAGGCACCCGCCCCACATGGACATGCGGTTGTCCCACGCGGACGCGGCCACCGTCGACGAGCTGGACGAGGAGTTCGACACGTTCCCTTCGAGCCGTGGCGATGCTGTGCGCTTCAGGTACGACCGCCTCCGCAGCGTGGCGGGGAGGGTGCAGACGGTGGTCGGTGACATTGCGACGCAGGGCGAGCGGATGCAGGCGGTGCTCAGCTGGCGCGACCCGAGGGCGACGATGCTCTTCTCGGTTGCCTGTGT